Proteins encoded together in one Falco biarmicus isolate bFalBia1 chromosome 4, bFalBia1.pri, whole genome shotgun sequence window:
- the LOC130149205 gene encoding noggin-2-like produces the protein MTAIRALLLCCCLGLLRPAGGQPFLRLRPSPSDNLPVKDIVEHPDPEYDPKEQDLDERTLRKKLGSHFDPGFMAVAVPGPANASGAEAAAGRGRAALPAELRRLELGPARGPRLRVGKKARRKVLQWLWAYTYCPVLYTWKDLGVRFWPRYIKEGNCFAEKSCSLPEGMFCKPVKSVTKTFLRWHCQGWSSQKYCTWIPVQYPLISECKCSC, from the coding sequence ATGACGGCGATCCGGGcgctcctgctctgctgctgcctggggctgctgcgcccggcgggcgggcagcccTTCCTGCGGCTGCGACCCTCGCCCAGCGACAACCTGCCCGTCAAAGACATCGTGGAGCACCCGGACCCCGAGTACGACCCCAAGGAGCAGGACCTGGACGAGAGGACGCTGAGGAAGAAGCTGGGCAGCCATTTCGACCCCGGCTTCATGGCCGTGGCCGTGCCGGGGCCGGCCAACGCCTCGGGcgccgaggcggcggcggggcgggggcgggcggcgctgcccgccgAGCTGCGGCGGCTGGAGCTGGGGCCGGCCCGGGGGCCGCGCCTGCGGGTGGGCAAGAAGGCGCGGCGGAAGGtgctgcagtggctgtgggCCTACACCTACTGCCCCGTCCTCTACACCTGGAAGGACCTGGGCGTCCGCTTCTGGCCGCGCTACATCAAGGAGGGCAACTGCTTCGCCGAGAAGTCCTGCTCGCTGCCCGAGGGCATGTTCTGCAAGCCCGTCAAGTCGGTCACCAAGACCTTCCTGCgctggcactgccagggctggtcCAGCCAGAAGTACTGCACCTGGATCCCCGTGCAGTACCCACTCATCTCCGAGTGCAAGTGCTCCTGCTAG